Genomic window (Gemmatimonadaceae bacterium):
GTGAAGCGAAACGGCGTGACTCGCATCATCTGCAAGCGCAACCCCAAGCATAAGCAGCGTCAGGGCTAATCATGGCTCGTATTTCTGGCGTCGATCTCCCTCGCGACAA
Coding sequences:
- the rpmJ gene encoding 50S ribosomal protein L36, which produces MKVRTSVKPICEHCKVVKRNGVTRIICKRNPKHKQRQG